In one Aeromicrobium erythreum genomic region, the following are encoded:
- a CDS encoding CpaF family protein, translated as MRLSDRLASAREASTFTSAVVETEELEDVDGSGALGDAYASMKARASDALMGRIGARINDPSLTEDQLHAFVREELTSVIEGDQQLLLTSDERRRLVRDVEDDALGLGPLERMLEDESITEIMVNRFDQVYVERRGRLTQVTARFASEDHLRRVIERIVSKVGRRIDESSPLVDARLADGSRVNAVIPPLAVDGSSLTIRKFSKDPFTVTDLIGFGSMTEQMAHLLQACVQAKLNILVSGGTGTGKTTLLNVLSRFIPAGERIVTIEDAVELNLQQPHVVRMEARPANIEGQGEVTIRDLVRNSLRMRPDRIVVGECRGGEALDMLQAMNTGHDGSLSTLHANSPRDAMSRLETLVLMAGMDLPLRAIREQAASAVDLIVQIQRLRDGSRRVVNVTEVMGLEGDTVVLQDIFTFDFAAGVDEHGRFRGNAVPTGIRPRFSERFADHGIAFDLDNLVRQGRVG; from the coding sequence ATGCGGTTGAGCGACCGACTTGCCAGTGCGCGCGAGGCCAGCACGTTCACCAGCGCCGTCGTCGAGACCGAGGAGCTGGAGGACGTCGACGGCTCGGGCGCGTTGGGCGATGCCTACGCGTCGATGAAGGCGCGTGCGTCCGACGCCCTCATGGGGCGCATCGGCGCACGCATCAACGACCCGAGCCTCACCGAGGACCAGCTGCACGCTTTCGTGCGCGAGGAGCTGACGTCGGTGATCGAGGGCGACCAGCAGCTGCTGCTCACGTCCGACGAGCGCCGTCGACTCGTGCGCGACGTCGAGGACGACGCTCTGGGGCTGGGCCCGCTGGAGCGGATGCTCGAGGACGAGAGCATCACCGAGATCATGGTGAACCGCTTCGACCAGGTGTACGTGGAGCGGCGCGGTCGACTCACCCAAGTGACGGCGCGCTTCGCTTCCGAGGACCACCTGCGTCGCGTCATCGAGCGCATCGTCAGCAAGGTCGGCCGTCGCATCGACGAGTCGTCGCCGCTCGTGGACGCCCGGCTCGCCGACGGCTCCCGCGTGAACGCCGTGATCCCGCCGCTGGCGGTCGACGGCTCGTCGCTCACCATCCGCAAGTTCAGCAAGGACCCGTTCACGGTCACCGACCTCATCGGCTTCGGCAGCATGACCGAGCAGATGGCCCACCTCCTGCAGGCCTGCGTGCAGGCGAAGCTGAACATCCTGGTCAGCGGCGGTACCGGTACCGGAAAGACGACGCTGCTCAACGTGCTGAGCCGCTTCATCCCGGCCGGCGAGCGGATCGTCACCATCGAGGACGCCGTCGAGCTCAACCTGCAGCAGCCGCACGTGGTGCGCATGGAGGCCCGGCCGGCGAACATCGAGGGCCAGGGCGAGGTGACCATCCGCGACCTCGTGCGCAACTCGCTGCGCATGCGGCCCGACCGCATCGTGGTCGGCGAGTGTCGTGGCGGTGAGGCCCTCGACATGCTGCAGGCCATGAACACGGGCCACGACGGCTCGCTGTCGACCCTGCACGCCAACTCCCCGCGCGACGCGATGTCACGTCTGGAGACGCTCGTGCTGATGGCCGGCATGGACCTGCCGCTGCGTGCCATCCGCGAGCAGGCGGCCAGCGCGGTCGACCTGATCGTGCAGATCCAGCGGCTCCGCGACGGGTCGCGCCGTGTCGTGAACGTGACCGAGGTGATGGGCCTGGAGGGCGACACGGTCGTGCTGCAGGACATCTTCACCTTCGACTTCGCCGCCGGCGTGGACGAGCACGGACGGTTCCGCGGCAACGCGGTGCCGACCGGCATCCGGCCGCGGTTCAGCGAGCGGTTCGCCGACCACGGCATCGCGTTCGACCTGGACAACCTGGTGCGCCAGGGACGGGTGGGGTGA
- a CDS encoding NRAMP family divalent metal transporter, with amino-acid sequence MNRLFAATLGILTAIGGFVDIGDLVTNAVVGSRFGLSLAWVVVVGVVGIVLFAHMSGKVTAISGRATFEIIRERLGPRAALVNLGGSMALTLLTLAAEIGGIALALQLLAGVAPLTIVLPLAFAVWWIVWRVRFSWMENAAGLLGLLLVGFVVALVALDPDWTALGRQLVPSVPAGGGESGLTYAYYAVALFGAAMTPYEVFFFSSGAAEEGWTSRDLWMSRLNVLVGFTLGGVLSLAIAGCAAVVLLPAGIAVTSLSQVLAPVAVALGVVGVVVVLVGVVAATTGAALETALACGYSIAQYAGWPWGKRLRPVQAPQFHVVVAGAVALACVVLATGVDPIMVTEFSVVFSAVALPLTYFPVLVVANDPDYVGEHVNGRVVNAVALVYLVIIGVAAVAAVPLMVLTRMGA; translated from the coding sequence GTGAACCGCCTGTTCGCTGCGACCCTCGGCATCCTCACCGCCATCGGCGGGTTCGTCGACATCGGCGACCTGGTGACGAACGCGGTGGTCGGATCGCGCTTCGGCCTCTCCCTCGCCTGGGTGGTCGTGGTCGGCGTCGTCGGCATCGTCCTGTTCGCGCACATGTCGGGCAAGGTCACGGCGATCAGTGGACGCGCCACGTTCGAGATCATCCGGGAGCGTCTGGGGCCGCGCGCCGCCCTGGTCAACCTCGGCGGCTCGATGGCACTCACGCTGCTGACGCTCGCCGCCGAGATCGGCGGGATCGCCCTGGCGCTGCAGCTGCTGGCCGGCGTCGCGCCGCTCACGATCGTGCTTCCCCTGGCGTTCGCGGTCTGGTGGATCGTCTGGCGGGTGCGCTTCAGCTGGATGGAGAACGCCGCAGGGCTCCTCGGCCTGCTGCTCGTCGGCTTCGTCGTCGCTCTCGTCGCCCTCGACCCCGACTGGACGGCTCTCGGCCGGCAGCTCGTCCCCTCCGTCCCGGCCGGGGGTGGCGAGAGCGGTCTCACCTACGCCTACTACGCCGTAGCCCTCTTCGGGGCCGCGATGACGCCGTACGAGGTGTTCTTCTTCTCCTCCGGCGCGGCCGAGGAGGGATGGACCTCCCGCGACCTGTGGATGTCGCGGCTGAACGTGCTGGTCGGCTTCACGCTCGGCGGTGTGCTCTCGCTCGCCATCGCCGGCTGCGCCGCCGTCGTGCTCCTCCCGGCGGGCATCGCGGTCACGAGTCTCTCGCAGGTGCTGGCACCGGTCGCGGTCGCTCTGGGCGTCGTCGGCGTCGTCGTGGTGCTCGTCGGGGTCGTGGCCGCCACGACCGGAGCAGCGCTCGAGACGGCGCTCGCGTGCGGCTACTCCATCGCGCAGTACGCGGGCTGGCCCTGGGGCAAGCGTCTGCGGCCGGTGCAGGCGCCGCAGTTCCACGTCGTGGTCGCTGGCGCCGTCGCCCTGGCGTGCGTCGTCCTGGCCACGGGCGTCGACCCGATCATGGTCACCGAGTTCTCGGTCGTCTTCAGCGCCGTCGCCCTCCCCCTGACGTACTTCCCGGTCCTCGTCGTCGCGAACGATCCTGACTACGTCGGCGAGCACGTCAACGGGCGAGTCGTCAACGCGGTCGCGCTGGTCTACCTCGTGATCATCGGCGTCGCCGCGGTGGCAGCAGTGCCGCTCATGGTCCTCACCAGGATGGGGGCCTGA
- a CDS encoding type II secretion system F family protein, producing the protein MLVIGAVLVIGSLVCAYLAVVGVPETRGTRGRVAAYAVVEQKPLLRRANDGAVEAVEKLLSRRGWRPFSAEELELAGVRRSVASLVVTVLVLGGATFFGLVILQLPVVAAFLLSLLVPVAAKVGVRVKVARRRKRFASQLAPLLQMMASSLRAGQSLPRAMDAASHDAEAPMSEELSRVVNEYRIGRDLVDAMEDVADRMQSEDFRWIAQAIESQRETGGNLNEILDQVAETIRERHHVREQVMALSAEGRLSAYILMGLPVGVGIYYSMVASTQMGVFVDVFIGKVIMVVCGLMYVLGGFWMRSIVRIEF; encoded by the coding sequence ATGCTGGTGATCGGTGCGGTGCTGGTGATCGGGTCGCTCGTGTGCGCCTACCTCGCGGTCGTCGGAGTGCCGGAGACGCGCGGGACGCGTGGGCGGGTGGCCGCCTATGCGGTGGTGGAGCAGAAGCCGCTGTTGCGCCGGGCCAACGATGGGGCCGTCGAGGCCGTCGAGAAGCTGCTGAGCCGACGCGGCTGGCGGCCGTTCTCGGCCGAGGAGCTCGAACTCGCCGGTGTGCGCCGCTCGGTCGCCTCGCTGGTCGTGACCGTGCTCGTGCTGGGAGGGGCCACCTTCTTCGGGCTCGTGATCCTGCAGCTGCCGGTCGTCGCGGCCTTCCTGCTGTCGCTGCTGGTCCCGGTCGCGGCCAAGGTCGGCGTCCGCGTCAAGGTCGCGCGGCGGCGCAAGCGGTTCGCCAGCCAGCTGGCGCCGCTGCTGCAGATGATGGCGTCGTCGCTGCGCGCGGGCCAGAGCCTGCCGCGTGCGATGGACGCGGCCTCCCACGACGCAGAGGCGCCGATGTCGGAGGAGCTGTCGCGGGTCGTCAACGAGTACCGCATCGGGCGCGACCTGGTGGACGCGATGGAGGACGTGGCCGACCGCATGCAGTCCGAGGACTTCCGGTGGATCGCGCAGGCCATCGAGTCCCAGCGCGAGACCGGCGGCAACCTCAACGAGATCCTCGACCAAGTGGCCGAGACCATCCGCGAGCGGCACCACGTGCGTGAGCAGGTGATGGCGCTGTCGGCCGAGGGCCGGCTCTCCGCCTACATCCTCATGGGGCTCCCCGTGGGTGTCGGGATCTACTACTCGATGGTCGCGTCGACCCAGATGGGCGTCTTCGTGGACGTGTTCATCGGCAAGGTGATCATGGTGGTGTGCGGGCTGATGTACGTGCTCGGTGGGTTCTGGATGCGTTCCATCGTCCGGATCGAGTTCTGA
- a CDS encoding AAA family ATPase, which yields MSLVLIVGGDDELAGRVEGTIGHQCVALGADAMQGDSSSFLRGLDPTVIPDAMILTAAVPLQASMALAREVAAVRPDVDLVLVAATEKEVMLEAMRSGIRDVAPSIDDPNLLAGLRARLDARTPATTSDPLKLARPAAPVDFRSRTLTVLSPKGGVGKTSIATNLAVALAQQSPMEVVLVDLDLQFGDVSTVLDLRPSHTLEDAFGPGARDNLLLKTYLTVHTAGFFVLCGAESPAANDHVTAEQVTALVRQLQEQFRYVVVDTAAGLDEATLGALEASDDAVLVSTMDIACLRSVRKEVELLSELAILPASRHVVLNFADKQSGLKVKDVEAMLGLPVDVVMPRAKEVPVASNKGVPLVVSSRSNPFVKSVKALAKKVYDRARAAEAKPGHKRLEVA from the coding sequence ATGAGCCTCGTGCTGATCGTCGGCGGCGACGACGAGCTCGCCGGTCGGGTCGAGGGCACCATCGGCCACCAGTGCGTGGCGCTCGGGGCGGACGCCATGCAGGGCGACTCCTCCAGCTTCCTGCGCGGGCTCGACCCGACGGTGATCCCGGACGCCATGATCCTCACCGCCGCGGTGCCCCTGCAGGCCTCCATGGCCCTGGCGCGCGAGGTGGCCGCCGTGCGACCCGACGTCGACCTCGTGCTCGTCGCGGCGACCGAGAAGGAGGTCATGCTCGAGGCGATGCGCTCCGGCATCCGCGACGTCGCGCCGAGCATCGACGACCCCAACCTGCTCGCAGGTCTGCGAGCACGGCTCGACGCTCGCACGCCGGCCACGACGAGCGACCCGCTCAAGCTCGCCAGGCCCGCGGCGCCGGTCGACTTCCGCTCGCGCACGCTCACCGTGCTCTCGCCGAAGGGCGGGGTCGGCAAGACCAGCATCGCCACCAACCTGGCGGTCGCGCTGGCGCAGCAGTCGCCGATGGAGGTCGTGCTGGTCGATCTCGACCTGCAGTTCGGTGACGTGTCGACGGTGCTCGACCTGCGCCCGAGCCACACCCTCGAGGACGCGTTCGGCCCGGGTGCGCGCGACAACCTGCTGCTCAAGACGTACCTGACGGTGCACACCGCCGGGTTCTTCGTGCTGTGCGGTGCGGAGTCGCCTGCCGCAAACGACCACGTGACCGCCGAGCAGGTCACCGCGCTCGTGCGCCAGCTGCAGGAGCAGTTCCGCTACGTGGTCGTCGACACCGCCGCAGGGCTCGACGAGGCGACGCTCGGGGCGCTCGAGGCGAGTGACGACGCGGTGCTCGTGAGCACGATGGACATCGCCTGCCTGCGCAGCGTGCGCAAGGAGGTCGAGCTGCTGAGCGAGCTGGCGATCCTGCCGGCGTCGCGTCACGTGGTGCTGAACTTCGCGGACAAGCAGTCCGGGCTCAAGGTCAAGGACGTCGAGGCCATGCTCGGCCTCCCGGTCGACGTCGTCATGCCGCGCGCGAAGGAGGTGCCGGTCGCGTCCAACAAGGGCGTCCCGCTGGTCGTCAGCAGCCGGTCGAACCCGTTCGTGAAGTCGGTGAAGGCCCTGGCCAAGAAGGTCTACGACCGGGCCCGGGCCGCCGAGGCCAAGCCGGGCCACAAGCGGCTGGAGGTGGCCTGA
- a CDS encoding Flp family type IVb pilin, with the protein MTHDERGATAVEYALLAVFIAAVIAATVGIFGQDVLELFERVPPF; encoded by the coding sequence ATGACCCATGACGAGCGCGGCGCGACCGCGGTGGAGTACGCGTTGCTGGCGGTGTTCATCGCCGCGGTGATCGCTGCGACCGTGGGCATCTTCGGCCAGGACGTGCTCGAGCTGTTCGAGCGCGTGCCCCCGTTCTGA
- the cpaB gene encoding Flp pilus assembly protein CpaB yields MNKQRLAIGAAVLLAVLGFAALVVYAQGADDRAFEGTERTTVLRVTREVATKTPASELAKSVETVDLPKAAVVPGALTDLSDVEGEVTQGVLVPGDQLTAAKFASPDDVKGETSVPKGMQELAVQLESQRIVGGALAPGDLVGVMASYEGRTAVAVNRVRVLAVAAGVGDAQVASNATVTVAVRTLDAEKIVNAMEFGKVWLTKQTTDTDTGGGRTIDSQVVAP; encoded by the coding sequence GTGAACAAGCAACGACTGGCCATCGGCGCTGCGGTGCTGCTGGCGGTGCTCGGCTTCGCCGCGCTCGTCGTCTACGCGCAGGGCGCCGACGACCGCGCCTTCGAGGGCACCGAGCGCACCACGGTGCTGCGGGTCACCCGGGAGGTGGCGACCAAGACGCCGGCGAGCGAGCTCGCGAAGAGCGTCGAGACCGTCGACCTGCCGAAGGCGGCGGTGGTGCCTGGAGCACTCACCGACCTGTCGGACGTCGAGGGCGAGGTCACCCAGGGCGTGCTCGTGCCGGGCGACCAGCTCACGGCGGCCAAGTTCGCCTCGCCCGACGACGTCAAGGGCGAGACCTCGGTCCCGAAGGGCATGCAGGAGCTCGCCGTCCAGCTCGAGAGCCAGCGCATCGTCGGAGGTGCGCTGGCCCCGGGCGACCTCGTGGGCGTCATGGCCAGCTACGAGGGGCGCACCGCGGTAGCGGTCAACCGGGTCCGTGTGCTCGCGGTCGCTGCGGGCGTCGGCGACGCGCAGGTGGCCTCCAACGCCACCGTCACCGTCGCCGTCCGGACGCTCGACGCCGAGAAGATCGTCAACGCGATGGAGTTCGGCAAGGTCTGGCTGACGAAGCAGACCACCGACACCGACACCGGCGGAGGCCGGACGATCGACAGCCAGGTGGTGGCGCCATGA
- a CDS encoding Flp family type IVb pilin, with product MYALSTILAYFATAQNRRDEKGATAVEYGLLVALIAAVIVTIVVTLGGQINAAFTKISGNLPALG from the coding sequence ATGTACGCACTGTCGACCATCCTGGCCTACTTCGCGACCGCGCAGAACCGTCGCGACGAGAAGGGCGCGACCGCCGTCGAGTACGGCCTGCTCGTCGCCCTGATCGCCGCTGTGATCGTCACCATCGTCGTCACGCTCGGCGGCCAGATCAACGCGGCCTTCACGAAGATCAGCGGCAACCTGCCCGCGCTGGGCTGA
- a CDS encoding tetratricopeptide repeat protein, translating into MNQSSGRGPNRPRRPAETRGSSRPGKPSDRGGSKPADTRGGKPAETRGGGKPADRRGGKPADTRGGGKPADTRGGKPGERRGGKPGERRGGKPGDRRGGPARNRDREERTVDQQTYDGPPIPDDIAATDLDRYARDQLSNLPAKLADRVARHLIMAGLLLDEDPETAYAHALAARARAPRNALIREACGETAYAAGHYAQALAELRAARRINGQHLYAPIMADCERALGRPTQALTYDTPTTRNHLDQTGNIELTIVIAGARRDLGQHQAALQLLQTEPLHTTTRAPWATRLKYTYADTLHTTGNTHEALQWFHRVIATDPHHTTDAPQRITQLEHELGISGEQQD; encoded by the coding sequence ATGAACCAGTCCTCTGGACGCGGCCCGAACCGCCCCCGCAGACCCGCCGAGACCCGCGGCAGCAGCAGGCCCGGCAAGCCGAGCGACCGGGGCGGCAGCAAGCCCGCCGACACCCGCGGAGGCAAGCCCGCCGAGACCCGCGGCGGCGGCAAGCCCGCCGACCGGCGTGGCGGCAAGCCCGCAGACACCCGCGGCGGCGGCAAGCCCGCAGACACCCGTGGCGGCAAGCCCGGGGAGCGTCGTGGCGGCAAGCCCGGGGAGCGTCGTGGCGGCAAGCCCGGCGACCGTCGTGGCGGCCCGGCCCGCAACCGCGACCGCGAGGAACGCACCGTCGACCAACAGACCTACGACGGACCCCCCATCCCCGACGACATCGCCGCCACCGACCTGGACCGCTACGCCCGCGACCAGCTCTCCAACCTCCCCGCCAAACTCGCCGACCGCGTCGCCCGCCACCTCATCATGGCCGGCCTCCTCCTCGACGAAGACCCCGAAACCGCCTACGCCCACGCCCTCGCAGCCCGCGCCCGCGCACCCCGCAACGCCCTCATCCGCGAAGCCTGCGGCGAAACCGCCTACGCAGCCGGCCACTACGCCCAAGCCCTCGCCGAACTCCGCGCCGCCCGCCGCATCAACGGCCAACACCTCTACGCCCCCATCATGGCCGACTGCGAACGCGCCCTCGGCCGACCCACCCAAGCCCTCACCTACGACACCCCCACCACCCGCAACCACCTCGACCAAACCGGCAACATCGAACTCACCATCGTCATCGCCGGCGCCCGCCGAGACCTCGGCCAACACCAAGCCGCCCTCCAACTCCTCCAAACCGAACCCCTCCACACCACCACCCGCGCCCCCTGGGCCACCCGCCTCAAATACACCTACGCCGACACCCTCCACACCACCGGCAACACCCACGAAGCCCTCCAATGGTTCCACCGCGTCATCGCCACCGACCCCCACCACACCACCGACGCACCCCAACGCATCACCCAACTCGAACACGAACTGGGCATCAGCGGGGAGCAGCAGGACTGA
- a CDS encoding TraR/DksA family transcriptional regulator, which translates to MDDTACTPADLDRLHDAMTEERSRLLERVGDHHRSGPVSGDSADRAELGVETELDVLIETQDRELLRQVDFMLERLESGLYPVCVACGAPVGRARQEAFPRATSCVDCARRPRRS; encoded by the coding sequence ATGGACGACACCGCCTGCACCCCTGCCGACCTCGACCGGCTGCACGACGCCATGACCGAGGAGAGGTCGCGGCTCCTCGAGCGGGTGGGCGACCACCACCGCTCGGGACCGGTCAGCGGCGACTCGGCCGACCGCGCGGAGCTCGGCGTCGAGACTGAGCTCGACGTCCTCATCGAGACGCAGGACCGTGAGCTCCTGCGCCAGGTCGACTTCATGCTCGAGCGGCTCGAGAGCGGCCTCTACCCGGTCTGCGTCGCCTGCGGCGCGCCCGTCGGCCGCGCGCGCCAGGAAGCCTTCCCGCGCGCCACGAGCTGCGTCGACTGCGCCCGCAGACCACGCCGCTCCTGA
- a CDS encoding cytochrome P450: MTKNIALDHPWLDRSPLLLLDGYRFSERRRRDAEDVTPTRVAGARALIVRGAEAAAWFYGDEALRRRDAVPGLVAQPLFGPGAVHTLDGEHHAVRKHWFVDVLDAEAVRASTARLGTAWREEVSGWDGEVDVFERASAVLTRVAVERAGLAVDPRGWEPLRRDLVAMVDGFGAVAGPRHQRARAARARTQAWVVDQVRAARHGTEASGLVRAVADLGDEDGRQVAAEVAATELLNVVRPQVAVAWLVAGGARALDEHPALRSALADGTLSPIDVAQEVRRTTPFVPLLAARAGRDTRWGDVKVPAGTLVVLDVWGTDHDPRSWARPDVFDPLRYARERVTAVNLVPQGGGSRERGHRCPGEDLTLAYLSVMLPELARSGAVVHEGTVSLRRMPPRPQCRARVEQRR; the protein is encoded by the coding sequence ATGACCAAGAACATCGCCCTGGACCACCCTTGGCTCGATCGCAGCCCGCTCCTCCTGCTGGACGGCTACCGCTTCTCCGAGCGTCGTCGTCGGGACGCCGAGGACGTCACCCCGACCCGGGTCGCGGGTGCGCGGGCGCTCATCGTGCGCGGCGCGGAGGCGGCGGCCTGGTTCTACGGCGACGAAGCCCTGCGACGGCGCGACGCCGTGCCGGGCCTCGTGGCTCAACCGCTCTTCGGTCCGGGTGCCGTGCACACCCTCGATGGTGAGCACCATGCCGTGCGCAAGCACTGGTTCGTCGACGTGCTGGACGCGGAGGCGGTGCGAGCCTCGACCGCGCGTCTCGGGACGGCCTGGCGGGAGGAGGTGTCCGGCTGGGACGGCGAGGTGGACGTGTTCGAGCGGGCGAGCGCGGTGCTCACGCGCGTCGCCGTGGAGCGGGCCGGCCTGGCGGTCGACCCTCGGGGGTGGGAGCCGCTGCGGCGCGACCTCGTCGCCATGGTCGACGGGTTCGGTGCCGTCGCGGGCCCTCGCCACCAGCGTGCGCGAGCCGCGCGGGCCAGGACCCAGGCCTGGGTCGTCGACCAGGTGCGCGCGGCGCGACACGGCACGGAGGCCTCGGGCCTGGTGCGCGCGGTGGCGGACCTGGGCGACGAGGACGGGCGACAGGTCGCCGCCGAGGTCGCCGCGACGGAGCTCCTCAACGTCGTGCGCCCGCAGGTGGCCGTCGCCTGGCTGGTGGCCGGTGGGGCGCGAGCGCTCGACGAGCACCCGGCGCTGCGCTCGGCCTTGGCGGACGGGACGCTGTCACCGATCGACGTCGCGCAGGAGGTGCGCCGGACGACGCCGTTCGTCCCGCTGCTCGCCGCTCGCGCCGGGCGGGACACCCGCTGGGGCGACGTGAAGGTGCCGGCAGGCACCCTGGTCGTGCTCGACGTGTGGGGAACGGACCACGACCCGCGCAGCTGGGCGCGGCCCGACGTCTTTGACCCGCTCCGGTACGCCAGGGAGCGGGTCACCGCCGTCAACCTCGTGCCGCAGGGCGGGGGCTCGCGGGAGCGCGGCCACCGGTGTCCCGGCGAGGACCTGACGCTCGCCTACCTCAGCGTCATGCTGCCCGAGCTGGCCCGTTCAGGCGCCGTCGTGCACGAGGGCACCGTCTCGCTGCGACGGATGCCGCCGCGCCCGCAGTGCCGGGCACGGGTCGAGCAACGCCGCTAG
- a CDS encoding FAD-dependent oxidoreductase, with protein MTARTSWHTEASLAPTTRTTLGGIVDDIVIGGGVVGLSAAVELARHGRRVVLVEAHPTLGAGTSGRSTGKLSLLQGTRLSTIETHHGPATSARYVEACREAQTWVEQLLDHWDVDVQHRPAVTWASDGDRTSDTRAEDAAARRAGLPTRWQREVPAGLPGYGAVVLDDQPQVDALAYVAALGAEAVAAGVDVRLGRRVRQVSGGASPCVTLEGGEELRAAHVLVATGIPVLDRTAAFATVKPHRSYVVAFETSEEALPMAVSVGSPSWTVRGVPRPGRAPLALVGGHGHVVGRSGPAGRHLEAVRQWAREHLDVGAEVAAWSAQDYLTPDEVPIAGRAPGRAPVHVVTGLGGWGLLAGVAGARAVAAAVAQGRRLPLVPPGRLTGPRSMTSLAQWNAAVGGHLASGWLGALARPSEVPGESQGVVTRGRPPVATSTVDGCVRSVSGVCPHLGGVVRWNDVEQTWDCPLHGSRFEPDGALVEGPATRGLGPASAPRPAP; from the coding sequence ATGACGGCACGGACGAGCTGGCACACCGAGGCGAGCCTCGCACCGACGACACGGACCACCCTCGGCGGCATCGTCGACGACATCGTCATCGGTGGCGGTGTCGTCGGCCTGAGCGCGGCCGTCGAGCTCGCGCGCCACGGACGGCGGGTGGTGCTCGTCGAGGCGCACCCGACGTTGGGCGCCGGCACGTCCGGACGGTCGACGGGCAAGCTCAGCCTGCTCCAGGGCACGCGTCTCTCGACGATCGAGACCCACCACGGGCCGGCGACGAGCGCGCGGTACGTCGAGGCCTGCCGGGAGGCGCAGACGTGGGTCGAGCAGCTGCTCGACCACTGGGACGTCGACGTGCAGCACCGCCCTGCGGTCACCTGGGCGTCGGACGGCGACCGGACGTCCGACACGCGAGCCGAGGACGCGGCCGCCCGGCGCGCAGGACTTCCCACGCGCTGGCAGCGTGAGGTACCTGCTGGCCTGCCCGGCTACGGAGCCGTGGTGCTGGACGACCAGCCGCAGGTCGACGCGCTCGCGTACGTGGCGGCGCTCGGCGCCGAGGCCGTCGCCGCGGGGGTCGACGTCCGGCTCGGGCGTCGCGTCCGTCAGGTCAGCGGCGGCGCGAGCCCCTGCGTCACGCTCGAGGGCGGTGAGGAGCTGAGGGCCGCTCACGTGCTCGTCGCCACCGGCATCCCCGTGCTCGACCGGACGGCCGCCTTCGCGACGGTCAAGCCGCACCGCTCGTACGTCGTCGCCTTCGAGACGAGCGAGGAGGCGCTGCCGATGGCGGTGTCGGTCGGGTCGCCGTCGTGGACGGTTCGAGGGGTGCCGCGACCGGGTCGGGCGCCGCTCGCGCTCGTCGGGGGCCACGGCCACGTGGTGGGCCGCTCCGGACCCGCAGGGCGTCACCTCGAGGCGGTGCGCCAGTGGGCCCGCGAGCACCTCGACGTCGGCGCCGAGGTCGCCGCCTGGTCGGCACAGGACTACCTGACGCCCGACGAGGTGCCCATCGCCGGACGGGCCCCAGGACGGGCCCCGGTCCACGTCGTCACGGGTCTCGGAGGATGGGGCCTCCTGGCCGGGGTGGCAGGTGCGCGAGCGGTCGCCGCGGCGGTCGCGCAGGGCCGTCGGCTCCCGCTCGTGCCGCCCGGTCGGCTCACGGGACCGCGCTCGATGACGTCGCTGGCCCAGTGGAACGCCGCGGTCGGCGGGCACCTCGCGTCGGGCTGGCTCGGCGCCCTCGCACGCCCGAGCGAGGTGCCGGGGGAGAGCCAGGGCGTCGTCACGCGGGGCCGGCCGCCGGTGGCCACCTCGACGGTGGACGGGTGCGTCCGCTCGGTCTCCGGCGTCTGCCCGCACCTGGGCGGCGTGGTGCGCTGGAACGACGTCGAGCAGACGTGGGACTGCCCCCTGCACGGGTCGCGGTTCGAGCCCGACGGGGCGCTCGTGGAGGGTCCGGCGACACGCGGCCTCGGTCCCGCGTCGGCGCCCCGTCCCGCGCCGTGA
- a CDS encoding cysteine hydrolase family protein translates to MTTPTTPETDPSSSEPSTTGPSTPGPSSTALVLIDLQEDFLSTPGLARRRAGLLAAVHWWVGQARRHGAPVVEVRTVLPRDPATWALNMRDDDSPVALEGTDGAGPVSELADVDTILVTKRRDDAFLDTELLEVLRAHDVDRLLLAGVATQACVAMTAASAYAHDFRVSLAGGAVASDDDHAHQEALRWLAEEYRQDVREPREGWPTA, encoded by the coding sequence GTGACCACCCCCACGACCCCCGAGACCGACCCCAGCAGTTCCGAGCCCAGCACCACCGGGCCCAGCACGCCCGGCCCCAGCAGCACCGCCCTCGTGCTGATCGACCTCCAGGAGGACTTCCTCTCCACGCCCGGCCTCGCCCGACGTCGCGCCGGGCTGCTGGCGGCCGTGCACTGGTGGGTCGGTCAGGCGCGTCGACACGGTGCGCCCGTCGTCGAGGTCCGCACGGTGCTGCCGCGGGACCCGGCCACCTGGGCGCTGAACATGCGCGACGACGACAGTCCCGTCGCCCTCGAGGGCACCGACGGTGCGGGGCCGGTCTCCGAGCTGGCGGACGTCGACACGATCCTGGTGACCAAGCGTCGTGACGACGCCTTCCTCGACACCGAGCTGCTCGAGGTGCTGCGGGCCCACGACGTGGACCGGCTCCTGCTCGCCGGCGTCGCCACGCAGGCGTGCGTCGCGATGACCGCCGCGAGCGCGTACGCGCACGACTTCCGGGTCAGTCTCGCCGGCGGCGCGGTGGCCTCCGACGACGACCACGCACACCAGGAGGCGCTGCGCTGGCTGGCCGAGGAGTACCGCCAGGACGTCCGGGAGCCTCGCGAGGGCTGGCCGACGGCCTAG